The Vibrio marisflavi CECT 7928 region CCCGCAAGCAAAAGTGCAGGTAAAGGCAGCAGCATTGGGTAGCGACAAACAGACATTAAAACTCCTAAATTCAGGAAACGATTAAAAAGGGGTTCACTAGCTAGTGAAAATTAAAAGTGTGATTTCGTTTCTTGGTTAAAAAATATTATGCAGCATCGTTATCTATGTGTGCGAAAAGAGCGATCTGACTCTCTATACAATTGGCTTGCTTGACAAAAAGAGGCTGTTTGGAAGGTTTATCTGGCAACATACGAAAAACAACTATACAACTCGATTAACTAGGCAATATCAACGGTATTGCAACATATACAAAAACCTGCATATAAAAATGCAAACTATTTAGATAGCGGATTCTCCTAGAAATTTTTCTGATAATTGTTCGAAAAACGTCAATTCGTAACAAAAAAATGCTCTAATTGGAGAAATGCGAAATTATACCGTATTGGTTGGCTAAATATCCATTGCAATTTAATGTGAGATTGATGGCATAGATAGTGCGTTGATTACACGGGGGAAAATAGTTGGGTGTGCAATCGCAATGCGTGGCCATCGGTCATCGAGGAAATATAATCTGCAATAATCCGATTCTCAGCGTCGGCGTTCCCAGCCGCTAGTTGCCACTTTTGTTTCTCTAAATTTGGTAGTAATCGGTTTGGCTCAGAGCTCAGTGCTTCGAAAATATTCATAATGACCTGCTGACCTTTGTACTCGACAATTTGAACTTCAGGTATCTGGATTACGAAATCGTTGACGAATTTTTTTAGCACATCTAACGCTGCAGCCCTCGAAGGTGCTAGATAAGCATTGCTACTGAGTAACGGACTTTCAAAACTCTCGGCAGTTGACTGTATGGTAACGCTGGTTAAGAGGGCGTTGACGATTCCTCCTATTGCATCTTTGCGCTGGTGATGTTTACCAGAAAATAGCATTTTTCCAAGCGTTACAATGTGCTGGCTGAACCAATCATCGCCAATCTGTTTAAGCTGCGATTCAGCTTCGCTACACCACTGCGAATAGCTGACCATACCTAATACAATGGCATCTTCTAAATCGTGAACGCCATAAGCAATATCGTCAGCAAGCTCCATAATTGAGCAATCTAAAGATTTGTGTAGGGTTTTATTGTTTTGTTTCCTAGGGCAATTTGTGTCTCTAAGTGCTACAAACTTTTCTTGATCTGACTGTGAGAGTGGAGATAACACCCAATTAAGTAGTGTATGGTCGCAATCGTAGATGCCTTTCGCTGGCAGCCATTCTTGTGTTTTTAATTTTCTTTGATCGGCTGTGGATTTAGGCTTAACTTTCGCCTGTGTCTGGCTAATTAGGGCTGGGTACTTGAGCAAGCCAAGCAAAGAGCGACGGGTGAGGTTCATGCCGCCATTTTCAGTATAAGGTTCAAGCTGAGTAACAATTCGGAAAGTTTGAGCATTTCCCTCAAAACCACCATGATCTCGCATCATATAGTTCAAAGCGACTTCTCCACCGTGTCCGTATGGTGGGTGTCCGATGTCATGTGCTAAGCAAATCGAGTCAATTAGGCTGTCGGAAGGGAGAATTTCACACACTTCTGGTTGTTTAGACTTTATCTGAGCAACGATGCCAGTTCCAAGTTGAGCCACCTCTAAAGAGTGAGTGAGGCGCGTGCGATGAAAATCATCGGTACTAGAGCAATGCACTTGTGTTTTTGATTGCAGGCGTCGAAAAGCCGCTGAGTGGAGAATGCGTGCCCGGTCGCGCTCGAAAGGGCTACGGTGGTCATTTAGACGCAGCTTATTTTCTTGCTTGTTTCTTTGTCGCCATGCTGAATCAATCGTTTCAGGCATTCGCATACTCCTTTCCGCCACAAGAGCTCATATATTGTCGCTGAACCTTTCGTCTCCACTTCTAATAGTATGATTCATAAGAGATATGTCAAATAAACCGCAAGCAACAATACCTATGAATATATCAGATGTATGACGAGTGAAATATTTCGGGCCAAAAAGAAGGTGGCGATATATATGATAACTATTATCTAATTTAATAGATTTTATAGCCAAATAATAATTTTGATACAGCATGAAAAATTGCTATCAAAATAGGTAGATTATGTAAATTAAACATTGGTATTTATATATCTCTAGTTCCATTTTTATTGATATTTTTGTAAAGAGTGTTAATTCTAATGGTGATTAAAATCCCACTCGGTTTGTTCGTTTGTTGTGAATATGTTGTGTTTGAGTGTTTATTGTTGCGCTGGAATTAATCATTGATCGCTTTTTATATTGGTTTGAAGAATTAAATTTTCTAATGTTGTTTTAGGGCCGTCAGCATCAATTCCTACTTTAAGTTTTTTTGGAGTTTTAACTACAAAGGAGTGAAATAGTAAAGATGAAACGACTGATATTCGGCTTGTGGGCAGCGCTATTTTCGGCCAGCACTTGGGCAGCCAAAGTGGAGATAGATGAGATAAAGCTGCGGCCCGATTATGGGATAGATATTGTCGCTCGCGTTAATGAAGTGGATAAGAATGACAAAATAGTTGGTGTTGCCTTGAACAAAGTAGAAACATGGACTGTTGACTATACGTTAGGATCTATGATCAGCAGAGTGGAGAGGTTCAAGGTGGCTGGATACGACGACTACAGTCAATTTCGAAGATCCTGTGATAAATCTGGTGATAGTAAGGACGGCGTTAAAATTAGAGCGTGCCGAGGTAAAGGCGAGTGGAAAAAGAGAAACAATAGGCTAGATATAAGAATACCAGGTGGCCACTCGCTATTAGGTGGTCAATTCATAAAAGGTAAAAATGATCTACAGGCAAATATTGGTGTAGTCGTGACATTAAGCCTTCTAAGGGACAACCCAAAAAAGAAAGTTAGGTTTTTTGGTGAAGTTTTTCAAGCTAGACAATTCTATTTTCCAGAAGAATCTTCACCTATTAATACGGATAGCTATTTATTTCCTGGGTATACCCACAACTATAAAACACCTGTTGCTATTACCGTGTCTAGCGATGGAAAAGTGGGGTGCTTGGCAAAAAGAAAAAATGCCTCTCGCTTCGAGTGTTTGTACAACAAAAAAGATGACAAGCCTGCCCAACAACCAGATTACTTTGCGTCTCTAATTTCAAATATAGATGATGACAACCTGAAAATTATGGAGTGCGGGCCTGAATCACAATTCATCGAAAAACAAGGTGTAGTTAACTTCCAAGCGAGTGATTTTCAACATGCTGGCCTCACAGGGTATGAGTCCGATTTAAAAGATTATTGGTGCAATAGAATGAACAACTACATTCGTAAGGATGAAGATGTTTCTAGCATTTATGGCGAAGGGTGGCTTTTAAGTGTCAATCCATTCACAGGAAAAATGGAGTGCTTTTCGGGCAAGTGGAACTGGTGCTTAAATAGCAGCTATGCGAATGAAAAGCCGAAGATTACATCTCACAGAGAAAATAAAACAGTTGATCAATATACCCGATACAAACCCATTCATGGCTGCAGATATAAAAATGGTCTGGTTCGGCCTTGTCCGGAAAGTATGAAAAATATCCAATCACTCGCGCAATTAATCGAATCAGTTAATGGAGAGGCATTATGAGAAATGTTCGTATTTTTATAATTTGTCTCTTGCTATCCCTTTGCTCTACTAATGCAACCGCAAAACCCTTATTCGAGAAGTGGGCTAATAAAGTGGGTAAGCATCTAGGAGTTGACCATACAATTGAATGGGGGGAGGGTGTTGTTGATGACATATCGAACTGGAATGCTGGCAAAAGTGCGGATCAAGCTGGTAATCGTATTAAGAATGGCTGGGAGCAGGAAGTTGAACAGAATTTTGCTCGTTGGATAGTCAATGCTCCTGAGCTAGTAGGTGACCGTATTGTTGATGAAATATACGAGACAACCGGTGTAGATATCACAAAAATTGATAAGGAATTGTATGAAAAATATAAGTCTATTAACTTCAAAGCAATAGAAAATGCACTTTTAGACGCCCCGGAGCAATTTGCAGACGCTTTGTTAGAAGTCCTAGATGCGTTACGAGTATGTGCTCTCGTGACTGGAAATATGGATAACGACTCAATGAAAGATTGCCTTGAAGAAGCGTATAACTCAATTATGGGAATATATGCTCAAGCTGAATTTATAATGTTTACGATGAATATGTTTAACTCGATGATGAAGGATAAGAAGAATAATACAAATAATACAAATAATACAAATAATACAAATAATACAAATAGTATATATGGCTATAGTTCATATGATGATAGTGCAAATAGCTCATATGGCTATAGCTCATATGGTGAAAGTGCAAATAGTACAAATGGGGGCAGTACAACTAGTACCTATAGCAATAGTACGGCGACTTCGGTATTAGGAGGCATGAATTTCAACGCTACGCGCGATGTTCTGAAGGCAACAAGACAGGCAGATTTAGACTTAAACTTTGATGACAGCGAAACAGAGTTTAAAGCCTTGTCACAGTTTAGCTCTATTGATGATATTCGGTTGTCTGAATTGGTGAATAACAATATCTCAGATACGTACAATTTAGATTATGTAAAGAATAAATATGGCTCATGCCGACAAGTGAATTTGGCACATGTTTGTTACGACCAAAAAGTTTGGAAAGGTAAGTATCTTGAGAAGTTTAATTATAAAAGGGCGGGGTTAACCGAAGAATGGAAGCAAATTAGAAAGGCTCGCTTGGTTTCACTGGTAGAGCATGCTTTTGGCAATGCCTATAACATTGTCGGTCAAAAAGAGGTAACGAAAGACGAGATGATTTCAGTGATCTATGAGCTGATCTTTTCATCTGAATATGCCGATAAAAGAGATCCTTACCTTGTGCCTTCTTCAATACTAGAAGGGCATCCAGCCACGTTTTTATACACCAATGACGATAGTATTATTTTGATGAATCAAGACTCGTTCTATTCTATAGATGACTCAGATCAAGCTCGCCGAGACACGCGTTTGTTTGCAAATGAACTCTATTTTGAAGAACTGGGTCATTTTGTGGAGAAATGGCGCTGCATCAAATTGAATGTTTCTGTGTCCAATTGCGATACCTATGGTGATGCTGGGGCTCGTTTTTCAGATGCAGCCCTAATAAATAGTCCAGAGTTGGTAAATGATATTGAAGTATACGATGAAGCCATTGCCAAACTATCAAAAAATGATATGACGTATTCTTCACACTTAACGATGAAAAGCGGAGAAAAAGTATACTATGAAACGGCGCCTTCAGAGGCTGCTATTCAGGCAGCACTTAACAAAAAGGGATGGACGCTCAGGTACCGCTTACGCGGACAAATAGGTTGGGAGCTCAATAATGAATCTGCATTAGCAGGTGGGAACTCAGCCGTGGGAATAGGTAGCAACATAGTATTGGAGTTTCGTTATACCCCAGCAAGAAGAGTCAAGAATGGTTGGTCTAGCTACTACAATACTCCTTGCCCGAATGGCAATTGCAATATCGATGTTGGAAAAGCCCAGATTAAGATAGCCTCAGAATCATTTATGGGTTCTGGTGAAGGCGATTCTACTGCAAGCATGTATGGTGAAGTAGGCATTGACAGGGCATACTCTGTGAGTTTTCCTCTTGTTCGTAAAAGTATAGGGCAAGAATTACCTGACTCTGAACTTGGATATTCCCCACAGATTTATGCCACCCACTTTAATTTCGACCACAATATAATGCGTAAAGAAGCTAGGTTTGGTCACGACGCCGGAGGCTATTCATTTATTACATATGATCAAAAGAATGCCAAACTTCCGTTTGCTCGAGTTAAGTCAAACTTTAACAACGTTGTCCATGTGATGTGGGGTGGCACCTCCATAAGCTGGCCGATGAGTAGTAAGAAAATTATGCCAGCCTTCCTTGCTGGTGCTTCTCTTGGCGTTGTAGGTTGCGCGATAGGTGTAAAGGCTGGTGGCCTAATGCAAGAGCGAATGACTGGATGTGATACAGGTTCTTCAATCGGTGAAAGGTTGGGGATACAAGGAGCGGGAATGCTAATGGGAAAAACAATCTATGCGGATGCAGGTCATATAATTTCAGTGCGTACTCAACATCGAAATGCATCAAACACTTTTATTACTAAAAATAATCCTACTAAATTATGGAATGATGGCTCAAGAAATGGTCGTGTTGAGCTTAGAATTGAGTTTGTTAAAGTCATGGAAGAGGAAAAAATAAAGTTTCCTAATAAGCAAATTGAGAAATGGTTGAAAAATGTTTCTCAAGAGGTTTTTGCGTGGTTAGATACTAGAAAGTGGCACAAAGCTATATTTAGTTTCTAAATTCCAACTTTCAGTTAACTGCAAAGCTCCCTATAAGGTATATATGGGAGCTTTTTTGATGTTGTAAGATAGCATTTGTGGGTGTATACAAGCAGCATATGTTTGAGGATGTTTTACCGTACTCATTTTATTAATATTGCGGAGTAGGATGAATGAAAAAAAACCAAAGTGTTTTCATGGCTTGGATAACAAGGATGCCCCTCATCAAGCGCTGGGCATTGATGCATTGTTTCCAAGAAGAGAATGTGTCTGAGCACTGTCACCAAGTTTCTGTTATTGCTCACCTTCTTACCGTGATAAGAAATAAGCGCTTCAACGGCAAGCTCAGCCCAGAGAGGGCTGCGACCATTGCCATTTATCACGAGATATCAGAAACGAAACTGCAAGACATTAATTCTAAAACTAAATATCACAACCCAGAATTTACCGCAGCGTTTAAAAAGTTGGAGAACCTAGCGGAAATTGAATGCCTTGAAACCTTGCCGGAAGACTTAAGAGAGGAGTTTACTGACATTCTCATTCAAGAAAATGTGGATGAAGAATATAAAGCCATCGTGAAAGCGGCAGACATCTTAGCAGCCTACATCAAAACGATGAATGAGCTAAGGTTCAACAATGATGAGTTTCGTCATGTCAAAGACGGTTTGGATGAAAGGATTGAATCGCTTGCTAAGCAAATGCCAGAAGTGCAAGTCTTTATGGATGTATTCTGCGATAGCTGTACAACGACGCTAGATAAGATCTCATCAACAAATTAGCCATCTGAAACTGGAAAGGGCTTAATGCTTTAAGCCCTTAGCACAGTGCCAATTGGATTAAGTGGCTATTGACGATACGTAGACAAAAACTGACCGAAACGCCCAATCGCCGTTTCTAAATCTTCCACATGAGGCAAAGTGACAATACGGAAGTGATCCGGCTTAGGCCAGTTGAATCCAGTGCCTTGAACCAGTAGGACTTTCTCTTGGATTAGAAAGTCGAGCACTAACTTCTGATCGTCTTTTATGTTGTACATTTTGGTATCAATTTTGGGAAATAAATACATCGCCCCTTTCGGCTTAATACAAGAAATCCCAGGAATGTCATTGATAAGTTCCCATGCCCGATCACGC contains the following coding sequences:
- a CDS encoding anti-phage deoxyguanosine triphosphatase is translated as MPETIDSAWRQRNKQENKLRLNDHRSPFERDRARILHSAAFRRLQSKTQVHCSSTDDFHRTRLTHSLEVAQLGTGIVAQIKSKQPEVCEILPSDSLIDSICLAHDIGHPPYGHGGEVALNYMMRDHGGFEGNAQTFRIVTQLEPYTENGGMNLTRRSLLGLLKYPALISQTQAKVKPKSTADQRKLKTQEWLPAKGIYDCDHTLLNWVLSPLSQSDQEKFVALRDTNCPRKQNNKTLHKSLDCSIMELADDIAYGVHDLEDAIVLGMVSYSQWCSEAESQLKQIGDDWFSQHIVTLGKMLFSGKHHQRKDAIGGIVNALLTSVTIQSTAESFESPLLSSNAYLAPSRAAALDVLKKFVNDFVIQIPEVQIVEYKGQQVIMNIFEALSSEPNRLLPNLEKQKWQLAAGNADAENRIIADYISSMTDGHALRLHTQLFSPV
- the yfbR gene encoding 5'-deoxynucleotidase produces the protein MKKNQSVFMAWITRMPLIKRWALMHCFQEENVSEHCHQVSVIAHLLTVIRNKRFNGKLSPERAATIAIYHEISETKLQDINSKTKYHNPEFTAAFKKLENLAEIECLETLPEDLREEFTDILIQENVDEEYKAIVKAADILAAYIKTMNELRFNNDEFRHVKDGLDERIESLAKQMPEVQVFMDVFCDSCTTTLDKISSTN